The Longimicrobium sp. genome has a window encoding:
- a CDS encoding PPK2 family polyphosphate kinase produces the protein MKLKPVKQRERIRLRDAEAARPDGLPDDDVLEEKTRQLGERLERYQAALYAEAKRALLVVFQARDAGGKDGAIKRVFGPLNPQGSYVQSFKAPSEDELAHDYLWRVHNFVPQKGYIGIFNRSHYEDVLVPRVQELVPPKVWKRRFRQINDFERMLAENGITILKFFLHVSRDEQKKRFLERLDDPAKNWKFRPGDLDARAKWREYSRAYADVISRCSTPWAPWFIVPADDKRVRDYLVARTVVRALRRMDPQFPKADPEVLAWREKIE, from the coding sequence ATGAAGCTGAAGCCGGTGAAGCAGCGCGAGCGCATCCGCCTGCGCGACGCCGAGGCCGCGCGCCCCGACGGGCTGCCCGACGACGATGTGCTGGAGGAGAAGACGCGGCAGCTGGGCGAGCGGCTCGAGCGCTACCAGGCCGCGCTCTACGCCGAGGCGAAGCGCGCGCTCCTGGTCGTCTTCCAGGCGCGCGACGCGGGCGGAAAGGACGGCGCCATCAAGCGCGTGTTCGGCCCGCTCAATCCGCAGGGGTCGTACGTGCAGAGCTTCAAGGCGCCATCGGAGGACGAGCTGGCGCACGACTACCTCTGGCGCGTGCACAACTTCGTCCCGCAGAAGGGCTACATCGGCATCTTCAACCGCTCGCACTACGAGGACGTGCTGGTGCCGCGCGTGCAGGAGCTCGTCCCCCCGAAGGTGTGGAAGAGGCGCTTCCGGCAGATCAACGACTTCGAGCGGATGCTGGCGGAGAACGGCATCACCATCCTCAAGTTCTTCCTGCACGTGTCGAGGGACGAGCAGAAGAAGCGCTTCCTGGAGCGGCTGGACGATCCGGCGAAGAACTGGAAGTTCCGCCCCGGCGACCTGGACGCGCGCGCGAAGTGGCGCGAGTACAGCCGCGCCTACGCCGACGTGATCTCGCGCTGCAGCACGCCGTGGGCGCCGTGGTTCATCGTTCCCGCCGACGACAAGCGCGTGCGCGACTACCTGGTCGCCCGCACCGTCGTCCGCGCGTTGCGGCGGATGGACCCGCAGTTCCCGAAGGCGGATCCGGAGGTGCTCGCGTGGCGGGAGAAGATCGAGTGA
- a CDS encoding thiamine pyrophosphate-dependent enzyme produces MKRFAAYDPPEYLDWTPDPDLLRQYRERIDADPARREVIRALDQDALLAIYAGLLRNRLHDVALKRWVKNGVISKAWLGVGEEAVTIGPVHALRRTGEDRDVVAPMIRNAGACHEMGMPVAEIFRTYLGTSDSPSGGRDLHVGDLEYGVLPPISNIGDVPPVIAGVALSFLQRGQDRVGMTWIGDGSTKNAGIHEAINFAGVKRLPVIFIIQNNQVALGTRVGVHSAGAFDDWPAMYGVAGGRFDGNHVLDAFAAARLAADRARAGEGATLLVTDTFRMGGHATHDEREARSLFPPETFRDWGKRDPVGMFEAWLEGEGVGRDVLERIEAEVTAEVDAAAEEALKSREAAMPAGETAELGVYATA; encoded by the coding sequence ATGAAGCGCTTCGCCGCCTACGACCCGCCCGAGTACCTGGACTGGACCCCCGATCCCGACCTCCTCCGCCAGTACCGCGAGCGGATCGACGCCGACCCCGCGCGCCGCGAGGTGATCCGCGCGCTGGACCAGGACGCGCTGCTGGCCATCTACGCCGGCCTGCTGCGCAACCGGCTGCACGACGTGGCGCTCAAGCGCTGGGTGAAGAACGGGGTGATCTCCAAGGCCTGGCTGGGCGTGGGCGAGGAGGCGGTGACCATCGGCCCCGTGCACGCGCTGCGGCGCACCGGCGAGGACCGCGACGTCGTGGCCCCCATGATCCGCAACGCGGGCGCCTGCCACGAGATGGGGATGCCCGTCGCCGAGATCTTCCGCACCTACCTGGGCACCTCCGACAGCCCCAGCGGCGGCCGCGACCTGCACGTGGGTGACCTGGAGTACGGCGTCCTCCCGCCCATCTCCAACATCGGCGACGTGCCGCCGGTGATCGCCGGCGTCGCGCTCTCCTTCCTGCAGCGCGGGCAGGACCGCGTGGGGATGACCTGGATCGGCGACGGCTCCACCAAGAACGCGGGGATCCACGAGGCCATCAACTTCGCCGGCGTGAAGCGGCTGCCGGTGATCTTCATCATCCAGAACAACCAGGTGGCGCTGGGGACGAGGGTGGGCGTGCACTCCGCCGGCGCGTTCGACGACTGGCCGGCGATGTACGGCGTGGCCGGCGGGCGATTCGACGGCAACCACGTGCTCGACGCGTTCGCCGCCGCGCGCCTGGCCGCCGACCGCGCGCGCGCCGGCGAGGGCGCCACACTCCTGGTCACCGACACCTTCCGCATGGGCGGCCACGCCACGCACGACGAGCGCGAGGCCCGCAGCCTCTTCCCCCCCGAAACCTTCCGCGATTGGGGGAAGCGCGACCCGGTGGGGATGTTCGAGGCGTGGCTGGAGGGCGAGGGCGTCGGCCGCGACGTGCTGGAGCGCATCGAGGCCGAGGTCACCGCCGAGGTCGACGCCGCCGCCGAGGAGGCGCTGAAGAGCCGGGAAGCGGCGATGCCCGCGGGCGAAACGGCCGAGCTCGGCGTCTACGCCACCGCGTGA